One Carassius carassius chromosome 28, fCarCar2.1, whole genome shotgun sequence genomic window carries:
- the LOC132107959 gene encoding clustered mitochondria protein homolog isoform X3, producing the protein MNGDAGHDQAEEADSKQDGNADADPAEDANEQEVIVIQDTGFTVKIQAPGTEPFDLQVSPQEMVQEIHQVLMDREDTCHRTCFSLQLDGNVLDNFAELKSIEGLQEGSLLKVVEEPYTVREARIHVRHIRDLLKSLDPSDAYNGVDCNSLSFLSVFTDGDLGDTGNRKKKGNELEQIDCTPPEHILPGSKERPVVPLQPQNKDWKPMQCLKVLTMSGWNPPPGNRKMHGDLMYLYIVTVEDRHISITASTRGFYLNQSTTYVFNPKPANPSFLSHSLVELLSQISAAFKKNFTALQKKRVQRHPFERIATPFQVYSWTAPQIDHAMDCVRAEDAYTSRLGYEEHIPGQTRDWNEELQTTRELSRKNLPERLLRERAIFKVQSDFAAAATRGAMAVIDGNVMAINPGEETRMQMFIWNNIFFSLGFDVRDHYRELGGDAAAHAAPTNDLNGVRAYSAVDVEGLYTLGTVVVDYRGYRVTAQSIIPGILEREQEQSVIYGSIDFGKTVVSHPKYLELLEKTSRPLKVQHHAVLNEKDTAVELCSSVECKGIIGNDGRHYILDLLRTFPPDLNYLPVEGEELAPESQKLGFPRQHRHRLACLRQELIEAFVEHRYLLFMKMAALQLMQQKANKDKTAALHDTSPADAESESKPQALDVSEKVPDGTPTSPTSSESTLTPDDLEATTVSENSAPENQEAPAELKSEVPTANTNGTHEPSAAERQNGGCDSLLEGKEADENIPELAQAKELAESLAAEDGSGIDPKSREVVLNACKAVGSISNTSFDIRFNPDIFSPGVRFPEDSTEDIQKQKQLLKDAAAFLVSCQVPSFVKDCLDHSSLPMDGATMTEGLHQRGINMRYLGAVLEFVDNMPAKAQLEHIYRIGISELITRCAKHIFKTYLQGVELSALSAAVSHFLNCLLSSYPDAMAHLPADELVSRRKSRKRRNRVPGGGDNTAWASLTPGELWKNITSEAQSYYHFNLQCESVDQAVEKYGLQKITLLREISIKTGIQILIKEYNFDSRHKPAFTEEDILNIFPVVKHVNPKASDAFHFFQSGQAKVQQGFLKEGCELINEALNLFNNVYGAMHVEICACLRLLARLNYIMGDHPEALSNQQKAVLMSERVLGIEHPNTIQEYMHLALYCFANGQLSTALKLLYRARYLMLVVCGEDHPEMALLDSNIGLVLHGVMEYDLSLRFLENALTINSKYHGPRSLKVALSHHLVARVYESKAEFRSALQHEKEGYTIYKNQVGEAHEKTKESSEYLKYLTQQAVALQRTMNEIYKNGSNASIMPLKFTAPSMASVLEQLNIINGIIFIPLSQKDLENLKAEVQRRQLMQDSGKIEEPQGGQLELDDKLPVDD; encoded by the exons ATGAACGGGGACGCCGGTCATGATCAGGCCGAGGAGGCTGACTCCAAGCAGGACGGCAATGCTGATGCAGACCCTGCGGAGGATGCCAATGAACAGGAAGTGATTGTAATTCAAGACACTGGCTTCACTGTGAAGATCCAAGCACCGGGAACTGAACCCTTTGACCTTCAG gtatCACCACAAGAGATGGTGCAAGAGATCCACCAAGTTCTGATGGACCGGGAGGACACCTGTCACCGCACCTGCTTCTCCTTGCAGCTTGATGGCAACGTACTCGACAACTTTGCTGAGCTCAAGTCCATTGAAGGCCTGCAGGAAGGCTCCCTTCTCAAAGTGGTCGAAG AGCCCTACACAGTGCGTGAAGCTCGCATACACGTCCGTCACATCAGAGACCTGCTGAAGAGCCTGGATCCATCAGACGCTTATAATGGAGTGGACTGCAACTCCCTCTCGTTCCTCAGTGTCTTCACAGATGGAGACCTTGGAG ATACTGGGAACCGCAAAAAGAAGGGAAATGAACTTGAGCAGATTGATTGTACACCGCCTGAACACATTCTGCCAGGCAGCAAAGAGCGTCCTGTAGTTCCCCTTCAGCCACAGAACAAAGACTGGAAG CCTATGCAGTGCCTGAAGGTCTTGACCATGAGTGGCTGGAACCCTCCACCCGGCAACAGGAAGATGCACGGAGACCTCATGTATTTGTACATTGTGACTGTTGAGGACAGACACATCAGCATCACTGCTTCCACCCGCGGATTCTACCTCAATCA GTCCACTACTTACGTCTTCAATCCCAAGCCAGCCAACCCCAGCTTCCTCAGCCACTCTCTAGTGGAGCTGCTGAGCCAGATCAGCGCCGCCTTCAAGAAGAACTTCACCGCTCTGCAAAAGAAGAG GGTTCAAAGACATCCGTTTGAGAGGATAGCCACTCCTTTCCAAGTGTACAGCTGGACTGCACCACAGATTGATCATGCCATGGACTGTGTGAGAGCAGAGGATGCCTACACCTCCCGTCTGGGATACGAGGAGCATATACCTGGCCAA ACTAGAGACTGGAACGAGGAGCTCCAGACGACCAGAGAACTTTCTCGTAAGAACCTCCCTGAGCGCCTGCTGAGAGAAAGAGCCATATTCAAG GTTCAAAGCGACTTTGCCGCTGCAGCGACACGTGGTGCAATGGCTGTGATCGATGGTAATGTAATGGCGATCAACCCTGGAGAGGAAACGCGCATGCAGATGTTCATCTGGAACAACATCTTCTTCAGCTTGGGTTTTGACGTACGTGACCACTACAGGGAGCTCGGCGGGGATGCTGCCGCCCATGCTGCCCCCACCAATGATCTGAACGGGGTGAGGGCATACAGTGCTGTGGACGTGGAGGGGCTCTACACCCTGGGTACGGTGGTGGTGGACTACAGAGGTTACCGTGTAACCGCACAGTCCATCATTCCTGGCATCTTGGAGCGCGAACAGGAGCAGAGCGTCATCTATGGCTCCATTGACTTCGGCAAGACCGTAGTGTCCCACCCCAAGTATCTAGAGCTTCTGGAGAAGACCAGCCGCCCGCTGAAGGTGCAGCACCACGCTGTGCTCAACGAGAAAGACACCGCTGTAGAGCTTTGCTCCTCTGTGGAGTGTAAGGGTATCATTGGCAACGATGGCCGTCATTACATCTTGGACCTTTTGCGCACCTTCCCACCTGACCTGAACTACCTGCCAGTGGAGGGTGAAGAGCTCGCGCCCGAGAGCCAGAAACTGGGGTTCCCCCGCCAGCATCGCCATCGCCTGGCTTGCTTGCGTCAGGAGCTCATCGAGGCCTTTGTAGAGCACAG ATATCTCCTCTTCATGAAGATGGCGGCACTCCAGCTAATGCAGCAGAAAGCAAACAAAGACAAGACTGCAGCCCTGCATGACACGAGCCCTGCAGATGCGGAGtctgaaagcaaacctcaggctcttgatgtatctgaaaaggTTCCCGACGGCACGCCAACCTCCCCAACTTCCTCTGAATCCACTCTGACCCCTGATGACTTGGAGGCAACAACTGTGTCTGAGAACTCTGCTCCTGAAAACCAGGAAGCCCCAGCAGAACTGAAATCTGAGGTTCCTACAGCAAACACCAATGGTACTCATGAGCCTTCAGCTGCAGAGAGGCAGAATGGAGGGTGTGATAGTCTCTTGGAGGGTAAGGAAGCTGATGAAAATATTCCTGAACTTGCCCAAGCTAAAGAGCTGGCTGAGTCCTTAGCAGCAGAAGATGGATCCGGTATTG ACCCCAAAAGTCGCGAGGTGGTCCTCAACGCCTGTAAAGCCGTGGGCTCCATCAGCAACACCTCTTTCGACATCCGCTTCAACCCAGATATCTTCTCTCCAG GCGTACGCTTCCCTGAAGACAGCACTGAGGACATCCAGAAACAGAAGCAGCTTCTTAAAGATGCTGCAGCCTTCCTAGTGTCCTGCCAGGTCCCTTCTTTT GTAAAAGACTGTTTAGATCACAGCTCTTTGCCTATGGATGGAGCGACAATGACCGAAGGCCTTCATCAACGTGGCATTAATATGCGTTATCTTGGTGCTGTGCTGGAGTTTGTGGACAACATGCCTGCAAAAGCACAACTTGAACACATCTAC AGAATAGGAATCAGTGAACTGATCACCAGATGTGCAAAGCATATCTTCAAAACATATCTTCAG GGTGTGGAGCTCTCTGCTTTATCCGCTGCGGTGAGCCACTTCCTGAACTGCCTCTTGAGCTCTTACCCAGATGCCATGGCTCATCTCCCTGCGGATGAGCTGGTGTCCCGCAGAAAGAGCCGTAAGAGACGTAACCGGGTCCCTGGTGGAGGGGACAACACTGCATGGGCCAGTTTGACCCCAGGCGAGCTGTGGAAGAACATTACCTCTGAGGCACAGAGCTACTATCACTTCAATCTGCAGTG TGAAAGTGTGGACCAAGCAGTGGAGAAGTACGGCTTGCAGAAGATCACCCTGCTTCGGGAGATATCAATCAAGACTGGCATTCAG ATCTTGATAAAGGAGTACAACTTTGACAGCCGCCACAAGCCGGCCTTCACCGAGGAGGACATCCTGAACATCTTCCCCGTTGTGAAGCACGTCAACCCCAAAGCCTCTGATGCCTTCCATTTCTTCCAAAGCGGGCAGGCCAAGGTTCAGCAAG GCTTTCTAAAGGAGGGCTGTGAGCTCATCAATGAGGCCTTGAACCTTTTCAACAATGTCTATGGAGCCATGCACGTGGAGATCTGTGCCTGTCTGCGCCTTCTGGCCCGACTCAACTACATCATGGGTGATCATCCTGAG GCTCTGAGCAATCAGCAGAAGGCTGTCCTGATGAGTGAGAGAGTGCTGGGTATTGAACACCCCAACACTATTCAAGAATAT ATGCATTTAGCTCTGTACTGCTTCGCCAATGGCCAGCTGTCCACTGCTCTGAAGCTGCTGTACCGCGCTCGCTACCTCATGCTCGTGGTGTGTGGGGAGGACCATCCTGAAATGGCTCTGCTCGAT AGCAATATTGGCCTGGTGCTTCATGGTGTGATGGAGTATGACCTGTCTCTGCGTTTCCTGGAGAACGCCTTGACCATCAATTCCAAATACCATGGGCCACGATCCCTGAAAGTAGCTCTCAG TCATCACTTGGTGGCCAGAGTTTATGAAAGCAAGGCTGAGTTCCGCTCTGCACTGCAGCACGAGAAGGAGGGTTACACCATATACAAGAACCAG GTTGGAGAAGCTCATGAGAAGACGAAGGAGAGCTCCGAGTACCTGAAGTACCTCACGCAGCAGGCTGTGGCTCTACAGAGAACCATGAATGAGATTTACAAGAACGGTTCTAACGCTAGCATAATGCCTCTCAAG TTTACGGCACCAAGCATGGCCAGTGTTCTGGAACAGCTTAATATCATCAATGGCATTATCtttattcccctcag CCAAAAGGACCTGGAGAATCTGAAGGCCGAGGTGCAGAGACGGCAGCTGATGCAGGATTCTGGGAAAATCGAGGAACCGCAGGGTGGTCAGTTAGAGCTGGATGACAAGCTGCCTGTGGATGATTAA